The stretch of DNA GCCCGAGCAGCACGGTCGCGACCGCCATCAGCAGCACGGTCGTGGAAAGCACCTTCGTGCGACCGAATTTGTCGCCGAGGCGGCCGAACACGAACCCGCCGAGCGGGCGCATCAGGAACGCGGCGGCGAACGCGCCGAGCGTGTACACGGTGGCCCACTGCCCGACGTCCGGGAAGAACACCCGGTCCAGCACCACGGCGGCCAGGTAGGAGTAGATCCCGAAGTCGTACCATTCGGCGACGTTCCCCACCGATGCCGCCGCAACCGCCCGGTGCACGGTGCGTTCCTGCTGCACGACGGGCGGGGTTCCGCCACGCCGACGGCGTCCGGGCTGGTTGCTCATGCGGGCTCCCCGGATGCGAACCGCAGCACCCGGCACCGCGCCGGGATCGCAGCAGCCTCATCACCCTTGATGCCGGGTTCGACGGTTGATATATCTCTGGACGATAAGTCAGTCCGCACAGCGAGGTCAACGCTCCGGCAGGTGCGAACCTCGCCCCGCCGGCGAAGCGGCGCAGCCGTCGCCGGACCCCTCGCCACCGGGCGCCGCTCGGCGCCGAGTCGTGCCCGGCATCCGCAGGCGATCGTCGAATCGTTCGCCACAGCAACGGCATCCGCCGGATCGGCGCCGAAATTCCACCGTTGACGACCGCGGGAGCGAGCCGCATTCTGTCGGTTGCGTAATGCAGTACGGGTTCCGCCATCTGCAACAGGAGGTACGATGATCTTCGTGGGCGAGCTGTCCGACCTCCCGCCGGGGGAGTCGGTCCGCGTTCCGGGCGACGTCCCGATCGCGGTGTTCAATGTGGACGGTGAGCTGTTCGCGATCGACGACACCTGCACGCACCAGGACGCCTCGCTCTCCGACGGGTGGCTCGAGGGCTGCGCGGTCGAATGTCCGCTGCACGCCGCCTGTTTCGACCTGCGCACCGGCCGGCCCAGCGGCCCGCCCGCGAAGAAGCCCGTCCGGACCCACGAGGTCGCCGTCGAGGACGGCTCGATCTACGTCTCCGAGCCCGCCAAGGCCGACGCGGCTGTGCAGGAGGTGGGTTGATGCAGCACATCACCGTCGTCGGGGCGTCCCTCGCGGGCCTGGCGACAACCCGTGCGCTGCGCGCGCAAGGATTCGAGGGACGGATCGCCGTCATCGGCGACGAGCAGCACGAACCGTACGACCGGCCACCGCTGTCGAAGGAGTTCCTGGCGGGGACCGCTTCCGAGGACGACATCCGGCTGATCGAGCCGGACGACTCCGACCTCGAAGCCGAGTGGCTGCTGGGCCGAACCGCACGAGCCCTGCACACCTCCGAACGCGCGGTCGTGCTCGACGACGGGGAACGCATCACCACCGATGCCGTCGTGGTGGCCACCGGGGCACGAGCGCGGACCCTGCCGGATTCGGTCCCTGCGGGCGTGCGAACGCTGCGAAACCTCGACGATGCGCGGGCACTGCGCGAAGAACTCACCGCCGGAGCACGGCTGGTGATCATCGGCGCCGGGTTCATCGGAGCGGAGATCGCCTCCACGGCAGCCGGGCTCGGGCGCGAAGTGGACATCGTCGAAGCGGCCCCGGTGCCCATGCAGCGAGCGCTGGGAGACGAGATGGGCGCGGTGTGCGGTCGGCTGCACGCCCGCAACGGCGTGCGGATGCACCTGGGAGCCGGACTTGCCGAGTTGGCGGGAGAATCCCGCGTCACGGCCGTGCGCCTGGCGGACGGCCGCGAACTTCCCGCCGACGTGGTGGTGGTCGGCATCGGCGCTGAGCCGAACGTCGAGTGGCTCGCGGGATCGGGTGTCTCGCTGGCAGGCGGCGTCCGCACCGACGAGAGCGGCCGCACCAACGTTGCGGAAGTCGCCGCCGTCGGGGACTGCGCCAACTCGTTCCGCAGCTATACCGCGGAATCCCTGCGGCTGGAGCACTGGACGAACGCGCTGCAGCAACCGGCGGCCGCCGCCGCGGCACTGCTCGGACGCGAGCACGCGCCCCCGGCGCATCACGCGGTCCCCTACTTCTGGTCCGACCAGTACGGGCACAAGATCCAGTTCGCCGGGCACCGCACCGCGGACTGCTCGGTCCAGGTCGAAGAAGGCGACCTGGACTCCGGCGAATTCCTCGCGCTCTACCTCGACGGCTCCGGTTCTCCGGTCGGCGTGCTCGGCATCGACCGCGCCCGCTCGTTCGGCCGATGGCGCCGCAAACTGGCAGTTCGCGGCTGAGTCGCCCGGCGCGCGTCAGACCACCGCGCGGATGGCCTCCTCGAAGCCGAGCACGTGATCGCGAGCGAGCTGCTCGGCTTCATCCGCGGACCGCTCGCCGATCGCCCGCAGCAAGCCGGAGTGCTCCCCGACGTGGCGGTCGAAATGCGTCATCCGGTCCAGGAACAGGCAGAAGATCCGCGTCGCCAGGTTGTCGTAGCGCACCAGCGTGTCCTCGAGGTGCGGGTTCCCCGACGCGTGGTAGATGGCGCGGTGCACGTGCAGGTCCCAGCGCATCAGTTCGTCCCGGCTGAGCGAGCGCACGTCGACCTCGTCGAGCGTGTCGGCCAGCTCGACGAACTCCTCCAGCAGCGCGGCGTCGGCGGATTCGGCGGCGCGGCGGGCCGCCAACGGCTCCAGCTGCGCCCGCAGCTCGGAGATGTAGGCGAGGTCGGTGATGTCGACGGCCGTGGCGAACGTGCCGCGCCGCGGGTAGGACACCACGAGCCGATCGATCTCGAGCCGCTTCAGCGCTTCGCGGACCGGGGTGCGGCCGATGTCGAGCGAGCCGGCCAGCGCCACGTCGTCGATCGCCGTCATCGGGGGGATGTCGAGCATGATCAGCCGATCGCGGATCGCCGCGTAGGCCCGGTCCGCCATCGAGCCCTGTTCCGGTTCGCCTGCAGCAGTGTTCATTCCAGCCCCGGCATGGGAAGGAGGCACGGGTCCGCCGATGGGCGGCCGCTTCCGCAGGTGCTAACGCTTGACATATCAGGATTGTATCTGTTGGCGACCTGGTGGTGACGGGTCCAGGTGGCCCGTATCACCGCGCGCAGTCTTCCGCACTGGTCAGCCGGTGCGTGCCGGGACATCATCGGGACCTGCTGCGAAACCGGGCCGCGTTGGTGTCCTAGTTGGACGGTCCCGGCCGGGAAACCGCGTCCGGCGGGTGTGTTCCGCGGCCGGGGCGCAGTAATTTGAACGCATGACTACGTCGCCAGTGATCCTGCTGCTGTCCGGAAGCACCAGAAGCGGTTCCAGCAATGAAGCCGTGCTGCGCACCGCCCACGAAGTGGCCCCAGCGCAGGTGCGCACCGTGCGGTACGAGGGGCTGGCGGCGCTTCCGCACTTCAACCCCGACGACGACGCCGATCCGCTGCCCGCTCCGGTGGCCGAACTGCGAGCGGCGATCGGTGCAGCCGCTGCGGTGCTGATCTGCACCCCGGAGTACGCGGGAACGCTGCCGGGCTCGTTCAAGAACTTGCTGGACTGGACGATCGGCGGCACCGAGACCGGCGGCAAACCCATGGCCTGGATCAACTCGGCCGCGCCCGGACGCGGGCATGGCGCGGAGGCGACGCTGCGCGCGGTGCTCGAATACGCGGGCGCGGACATCGTGGACACGGCGTGCGCGAAGGTTCCCGTGCACCGCGAGATGATCGGCGACGACGGAAGCATCGCTGATCAGCAAGTGCGCGCGCAGCTCAGCGAGGTGGTCCGGACATTGGTCGACTCGTTCCGGAGCGCTGCACCGACCGACCGGTGAGCCATCCCGCACGGGCGGGAAACGCTGCCTGCCCTCGCGGCTGACGAACCGTTCCACTCCGCTGCTAGCGCACCGGCGTCACTGCTCGGATCGCATCAGCCTGCGCGCGGCCTGGGCGCCCAGGCTGGTGTCGATGTGCTCGCGCATCACCTCGGCCGCGGCGTCGGACTCACCGGCCACGACGCATTCGACGAGCGCTCGGTGCTCATCGTCCTTCTTCGCGCGGGCTTGCGGACCGCGATCGATCTCCAAGGCGAGCCGCCGGTACCGGTCGGCCTTGTCCCACAACCCGTCCAGCGTCTCGATCAGCAGGTCGTTGTGCGAGGCCCGGTAGATCGCGGCGTGGAACCGGCGGTGGTGCAGCATCGGCTGGTGGCCGGAGTCGGTGGGCAACGCGCGCAGCCCGACCGCGGCCTCGCGGATCTCCGCGACGTCGGCCTTGGTCCGCCGCTGCGCGGCCAGCGACACCGCCAGCGGGTCCAGCGAACGCCGGATCTCCAGCAGGTCGCGGGCCTCTTCGGCATCGAGCTCGGTGACCCGGGCGTCGCGGTGCGCGTCCAGTTCCACCAGCCGCTCGGCCTTGAGCCTGCGCAGCGCCTCGCGCAGCGGCGTGGTGCTGATGCCGATGGTGCGCGCCAGCGTGGCCTGGTTGAGCACCGATCCGGGCGCGAACTCACCCGAGAGGATCTTGTCCCGGACGCTGTTGTAAGCCAGCTCGCTCTTGGTCATCAGTGGCGACGCCGGTTCGCTCATGCCGCACCTCCCGGCTATAAGCTACCGCGCCGCCGCGCGCTCCCGGTCAGCAGGCGAAACTTGCTTCGACGCGTCGTTATAAGACGATGATTCGAGAATACCTCCAGTTCATGGCGTTCGATCACCGCATCACCGAACCCTTGACCGAGCGAGGTTATAACCTCCAGGATGTCCGCCATCCGCCGCCACACGAGGAGAGTTGATGAGCGCACCCCCGACTGCCCGTCCGTACCGGCTCGGTCTGCTGGAAGGCGACGGGATCGGCCCCGAGATCGTGCCCGCGGCGACGCGCGCGGTCGACGCGGCGATGACCTCCGCCGGAATTCCGGGCGTGCAATGGGAACCGCTGCCGCTCGGCCGGGCCGCGATCGACGAGCACGGCACGCCGCTGCCGGACTCGACGCTGGAAGCGCTCGACGGGCTGGACGCGTGGCTGCTGGGGCCGCACGACAGCGCCGCCTACCCCGAGCCGCACCGGTCCCGGCTCAACCCGAGCGGCACCATCCGCACCCGTTTCGGGCTCTACGCCAACATCCGCCCGGCCAAGGCGTTCGAGGGCGCGAAGGCGATGGTGCCCGGCACCGACCTGGTCATCGTGCGGGAGAACACCGAAGGGTTCTACGCCGACCGCAACACCCACGCGGGCACCGGCGAGCTCATGCCGACCCCGGACGTCGCCATCGCCCACGGCATCATCACCCGCGCAGCGGTCGAGCGGATCGCGCACGCCGCGTTCCGGCTGGCGCGCAACCGGCGCAACCGGCTCACCATCGTGCACAAGGCCAACGTGCTGCGGCTGACCACCGGGCTGTTCCGGGACGTTTGCCGCGAGATCTCGGCGCAATACCCCGAGGTCGCCGTCGACGACTTCCACATCGACGCGATGACCGTGCACCTGCTGCGCCGCGCCCCGGAATTCGACGTGCTCGTCACCGAGAACATGTTCGGCGACATCCTCTCCGACCTCACCGGCGAGCTGGCCGGGTCGCTCGGCATCGCGCCGTCGATCAACGTCTCCGACCGGCACGGCATGGCCCAGGCCGCGCACGGCTCGGCTCCGGACATCGCGGGCCGGGACGTCGCCAACCCGATCGCGATGATGCTCTCCAGCGCGATGCTGCTGGACTGGCTGGCCGACCGCCACGACGACGCAGGCCTGCGCCGGGCGGCCGCGGCGCTGGAGTCCGGGGTCGCGCGCACGGTCGCGGCCGGGACCTGCACCTCGGACATGGGCGGGGCGGCCGGGACCACCGCGTTCGCCGAGTCGGTCGCCGACGCGATCCGCAGCGGAGCCGCGGCGTGATCGGCCCGCTGGTGGCGTTCGTGCACGCCACGCCCGCTTCGATCGAGCCGGCGGACGCGGCGTTGCGCGCGGAGTTCCCGGAAGCCGACAGCTGGCACCTGCTGGACGACCGGCTGATCCGCGAAGCCGACGAAGCGGGCGGCCTCACCCGGGCGCTGCGGCTGCGGATGCTGTCGCTGATCCGGCACGCCGTGGACGGGGGCGCCGAAGCCGTGCAGCTGAGCTGCTCGATGTACGGGCCGGTCGCCGCGCTCGCCCGGCAGCTCTGGCCGGTGCCGGTGCGGGGTTCCGACGATGCCGCGTTCGCCGAGGTCGCCCGCCGCGGATGTGGCCGGGTGGTCCTGCTCGCGCCGCTGGAATCCGCGCTGGCCGATTCCGCGCGGCGACTCGCGGAGGTGGCGACCGGGACGGAGATCGTGGCCGAGCGCGCACGGCCCGGCTCGGTGGATTCCCTGGCGCGGGCGGCGAAACCGCACCTGCAAGCGGCGGATCTCGTGCTGCTGGGCCAGTATTCGCTGAGCCCGCACGCGCGGGAACTCGCCGCGACGTTGAACGCGGAGGTGCTCAGCACGCCATCGCCCGGGCTTCGCGAGCTGCGGGCGCACCTGCTGGGCGAC from Saccharopolyspora sp. SCSIO 74807 encodes:
- a CDS encoding bifunctional 3-phenylpropionate/cinnamic acid dioxygenase ferredoxin subunit; translated protein: MIFVGELSDLPPGESVRVPGDVPIAVFNVDGELFAIDDTCTHQDASLSDGWLEGCAVECPLHAACFDLRTGRPSGPPAKKPVRTHEVAVEDGSIYVSEPAKADAAVQEVG
- a CDS encoding FAD-dependent oxidoreductase, with product MQHITVVGASLAGLATTRALRAQGFEGRIAVIGDEQHEPYDRPPLSKEFLAGTASEDDIRLIEPDDSDLEAEWLLGRTARALHTSERAVVLDDGERITTDAVVVATGARARTLPDSVPAGVRTLRNLDDARALREELTAGARLVIIGAGFIGAEIASTAAGLGREVDIVEAAPVPMQRALGDEMGAVCGRLHARNGVRMHLGAGLAELAGESRVTAVRLADGRELPADVVVVGIGAEPNVEWLAGSGVSLAGGVRTDESGRTNVAEVAAVGDCANSFRSYTAESLRLEHWTNALQQPAAAAAALLGREHAPPAHHAVPYFWSDQYGHKIQFAGHRTADCSVQVEEGDLDSGEFLALYLDGSGSPVGVLGIDRARSFGRWRRKLAVRG
- a CDS encoding GntR family transcriptional regulator, producing the protein MNTAAGEPEQGSMADRAYAAIRDRLIMLDIPPMTAIDDVALAGSLDIGRTPVREALKRLEIDRLVVSYPRRGTFATAVDITDLAYISELRAQLEPLAARRAAESADAALLEEFVELADTLDEVDVRSLSRDELMRWDLHVHRAIYHASGNPHLEDTLVRYDNLATRIFCLFLDRMTHFDRHVGEHSGLLRAIGERSADEAEQLARDHVLGFEEAIRAVV
- a CDS encoding NADPH-dependent FMN reductase, with the protein product MTTSPVILLLSGSTRSGSSNEAVLRTAHEVAPAQVRTVRYEGLAALPHFNPDDDADPLPAPVAELRAAIGAAAAVLICTPEYAGTLPGSFKNLLDWTIGGTETGGKPMAWINSAAPGRGHGAEATLRAVLEYAGADIVDTACAKVPVHREMIGDDGSIADQQVRAQLSEVVRTLVDSFRSAAPTDR
- a CDS encoding GntR family transcriptional regulator, coding for MSEPASPLMTKSELAYNSVRDKILSGEFAPGSVLNQATLARTIGISTTPLREALRRLKAERLVELDAHRDARVTELDAEEARDLLEIRRSLDPLAVSLAAQRRTKADVAEIREAAVGLRALPTDSGHQPMLHHRRFHAAIYRASHNDLLIETLDGLWDKADRYRRLALEIDRGPQARAKKDDEHRALVECVVAGESDAAAEVMREHIDTSLGAQAARRLMRSEQ
- a CDS encoding isocitrate/isopropylmalate family dehydrogenase, whose translation is MSAPPTARPYRLGLLEGDGIGPEIVPAATRAVDAAMTSAGIPGVQWEPLPLGRAAIDEHGTPLPDSTLEALDGLDAWLLGPHDSAAYPEPHRSRLNPSGTIRTRFGLYANIRPAKAFEGAKAMVPGTDLVIVRENTEGFYADRNTHAGTGELMPTPDVAIAHGIITRAAVERIAHAAFRLARNRRNRLTIVHKANVLRLTTGLFRDVCREISAQYPEVAVDDFHIDAMTVHLLRRAPEFDVLVTENMFGDILSDLTGELAGSLGIAPSINVSDRHGMAQAAHGSAPDIAGRDVANPIAMMLSSAMLLDWLADRHDDAGLRRAAAALESGVARTVAAGTCTSDMGGAAGTTAFAESVADAIRSGAAA
- a CDS encoding aspartate/glutamate racemase family protein, which translates into the protein MIGPLVAFVHATPASIEPADAALRAEFPEADSWHLLDDRLIREADEAGGLTRALRLRMLSLIRHAVDGGAEAVQLSCSMYGPVAALARQLWPVPVRGSDDAAFAEVARRGCGRVVLLAPLESALADSARRLAEVATGTEIVAERARPGSVDSLARAAKPHLQAADLVLLGQYSLSPHARELAATLNAEVLSTPSPGLRELRAHLLGDSAGAGS